Proteins encoded together in one Lathyrus oleraceus cultivar Zhongwan6 chromosome 5, CAAS_Psat_ZW6_1.0, whole genome shotgun sequence window:
- the LOC127082276 gene encoding transcription factor bHLH117, with protein sequence MDPMFPGDTSSSAIDPMFSTFSLQSLLTFNPSFFTDIFHTLTDHAQLPNLPQSLTDKPPYVNNNKNALITPKTEHPLNLPPLQDYLPLQQQPFSFFPQYYPPFETFHHLPQLHSPEHCSRKRLRHPFTEETSPPPQKQPHFVRGKSPSLIPQSKLARQRRQTLSEKTRCLQKLMPWDKKMDQATLFEEAYKYVKFLQAQISALQSMPSHSTATYCGSGGDDSVFGELKKLNRKQTLQVVVNSPVAQTKLYSQGYCVFSMEQFSQLRKLSERRQQQQQQNRSDNGSSKTFF encoded by the coding sequence ATGGACCCAATGTTTCCCGGCGACACCTCCTCCTCCGCCATAGACCCGATGTTCTCCACCTTCAGCCTCCAATCCCTTCTCACTTTCAACCCTTCCTTCTTCACCGACATTTTTCACACCTTAACCGACCACGCTCAACTCCCTAACCTCCCTCAATCCCTCACCGACAAACCTCCATATGTTAACAACAACAAAAATGCCCTCATAACCCCAAAAACCGAGCACCCTCTTAATCTTCCTCCATTACAAGACTATCTCCCACTTCAACAACAACCCTTCAGCTTCTTCCCTCAATACTACCCACCCTTTGAAACTTTCCATCATCTCCCTCAACTCCATTCCCCTGAACACTGTAGCAGAAAACGCCTCCGCCACCCTTTCACGGAGGAAACATCTCCACCACCACAGAAACAACCTCACTTTGTGCGTGGGAAATCTCCTTCTTTGATTCCTCAGAGCAAATTAGCAAGACAGAGAAGACAAACACTAAGCGAGAAAACACGTTGTTTGCAGAAACTAATGCCATGGGATAAGAAAATGGATCAAGCCACCCTTTTTGAAGAAGCTTACAAATACGTTAAGTTTTTGCAGGCACAGATCTCTGCTCTTCAATCAATGCCTTCTCACTCGACCGCGACCTACTGCGGCAGCGGGGGAGATGATAGTGTTTTTGGTGAGTTGAAGAAGCTGAATAGAAAACAGACTTTGCAGGTTGTGGTGAACTCACCGGTTGCACAAACAAAGCTTTACTCACAAGGTTACTGTGTTTTCTCCATGGAACAATTCTCTCAGCTCAGAAAATTATCAGAGAGAAGACAACAACAGCAGCAGCAGAATAGGTCTGATAATGGTTCTTCCAAGACTTTCTTTTAA